One window of the Salvia splendens isolate huo1 chromosome 1, SspV2, whole genome shotgun sequence genome contains the following:
- the LOC121796975 gene encoding RNA-binding protein Y14A-like, producing MANAEAEAVDFEPEEDDLMDEDVGDGSPSRAALPRLKSAITGGGSSTAPKKTKGRGFRDEAAAEADRNARMSGPFDSLDSEGGPGPERSIEGWIILVTGVHEEAQEDDLQNAFGDFGEIKNLHLNLDRRTGFVKGYALIEFEKFEEAQRAIREMDGTELLTQTMNVDWAFSKGPFRRRNVRRRSPRGHRSRSPRRRF from the exons ATGGCGAATGCGGAAGCGGAGGCCGTCGATTTCGAGCCGGAGGAGGACGATCTCATGGACGAGGACGTCGGCGATGGCTCCCCCAGTCGAGCCGCCCTTCCTCGCCTCAAGTCCGCCATCACTGGCGGTGGCTCCTCCACCGCTCCGAAGAAGACCAAGGGCCGCGGATTTCGCGACGAGGCCGCTGCTGAGGCCGACCGCAATGCTCGCATGTCCGGCCCCTTCGATTCGCTCGATTCAGAAGGCGGTCCTGGCCCCGAACGAT CTATTGAAGGATGGATTATTCTGGTTACTGGAGTTCACGAAGAAGCTCAAGAGGACGATCTACAAAATGCATTTGGTGATTTTGGAGAGATAAAGAATTTGCACTTGAATCTTGATCGCCGTACGGGTTTTGTCAAG GGCTATGCTCTGATTGAATTTGAGAAGTTTGAGGAGGCACAAAGAGCCATAAGAGAGATGGATGGAACTGAACTCCTAACCCAGACCATGAATGTTGACTGGGCGTTCAGCAAAGGTCCATTCAGAAGAAGGAACGTCAGGAGGAG ATCACCTCGAGGTCATCGTTCCAGGAGTCCAAGGAGGAGATTCTGA